The Halomonas sp. KG2 genome segment AATCATGCGTTCCCGTCAGCAACATGCAACGATGACCAAAAAAGCAATCTTTTTCGATTGTAATATGACCTGAACGTGTATTAAGCAAAAGGTCATTCAAAGGAATCGTAATATTATCTAGGTGCAGACGACTACGATCTCCCCATACTTTTGTCTGGCGAAGCTCTATTTCGGCCAAATATGGGCTTAAAAGTTTTGCCAAAATCTGCAAATCACTTTTACTTGCGGTTCTTAGCAAGCTCAGGAACTGCGTTTCCTGTGTCATTTTTTAATCCACTGAAATAGCGTTAATTTTTTTTCCGACAACTTTATTGAAAAAGCTCTTTTCACTACAACCCTCTTCATTCATCAATAAGCGGTAAGCTAAATCGAAGCTTCCGTATGCTTTGCTCAAAATAATCGCCAATTTTTTACGCTGCTCTACAGAAGTCTCCTGCAAAGCATTAATATCTCTGACATATACTGCGTCAGCAGTAGTTAGCTGATTTATACCCTGATGAATCCCGCCATTGATTTTCATCGGTGCGTAAATTCGTTTTCTTTGCTCCAAAAGCGTATGCAGCATAAATCCATGCGCCCTCATCCATTGATCAATCTCAGCAAAGAGCGGTTGATTTTCATAGAGCTGAATAAAGTTAACCTCTGTCTGAATCACCAAGGTATCTTTCAGCTTTTTTTCGCCGTTTCTGAAAACGTTAAGCTCACCGCCTTGGATATCAATTTTCAACCAGTCTATTTTTTCTATTTGGTCAATATCATCTAATCGTACGGTCTCAATTTCCTCGATCGACTTCACTTTGCCCCAGATCGGATACCCTTGAAAGTGGTTAAGCACAAGGGTGTTCGGCTTTAACGTTGAGGTCATGCCCGAGGCTTGACAAATGTAAAGCTTGGCATGCTCGCCAGTACCGACAGCATGTGGTAAATATGTCTCATTAGCCCCTTTCATAGTTTGCAATTTTTGCAATGCTTCTTTCTGTGGCTCGAAACCAACCAACGTTACTAGCCCCTGTTTGAGCATTTCTGCATAAGGAGGCGTCCCATCGATAGGATTGGCACCAACATCTACCACGCTGATTGGCTCGTCGAGTTCCCACAAGCTTGTAGACTTATTCTTTGTACGTGGCTTTTCAAACTCGGAGGACTGAGATGCAACATTACTACTAGCCGCATCTTGGGTAGTATTATCGCTCTGTAATTCAATATGACGCTTTAATAATGCGTCAATATCTTGAGAAATATTGTCTGCTACTGCTTGATTAACTACGGGCAACTCAGATGCTTGCTTAGGCGTTACCACGTTATCATTATCAAACTCATTTACCAGGGCTTTCACCATTCCTTCTGAAATTAAATACTCTTCCGCCTCTTCTTTATCTACACCGACCAAGAGTTCGTAACTCATATCGCGGATGCCGTAAATAGTATGTAACAGAAAAGCAAGCTTGATGCGCTGATTATTACTTAAGTTAGCCATACGTTCATGGCTGGGCAGGAAAACCGCATCAGCACTTGTTAGTTCAGTGGCTTGGCGCTGCTTGTCAGGTACGCTTTCTGGCAGATGGCTGCGGTGTTGCTCATTGTTAAAGCGGTAGAAACGGAAGCCGTGGCGACTCATCCAATGCTGCACTTCCGCGAGGTTAGATTGGCGTTGGTGCGTCGGCTGAAAGGCAATACGCACTTGAATAATAAGCGTATCCTTAAGGGCTTTTTCGCCATTTTCAAGAATTGCAGTGGAATCGCTTAGATGATCAAGAATTAACCAATCCAAGCTTTCAAGCCCTCGGTGATTTTCAACCCAGTTGTCCAAATGGCTGCGCTTAAGCAGCCTGTTGATTACGCTCGATTTCGTGCATTTTTCCCGGGTTAAGCGAGACTGGGCCGGTGACTTCCCAGTTTCGAGTGTGGCCCGACCAGCGTTGCGGATGTCGCTGCTTCGCACGTTGGTATACCGCGTTCCGGCGTTCCAGGCGCTCTTGGTCTACGCCGCGATGACGGTCCGCTGGCGTGACATACTGGATGCCACTGTGCAGGTGCTGTTCGTTGTAAGCCCGCTCGAACGCTAGCATCCATTCTCGTACCGCGCCCAGCGATGCGAAGCCCTTGGTGGGCCACGCTGGACAGTATTTGACGGTACGGAACAGCGCTTCCGAGTAAGGGTTATCATTGCTTACTCTCGGCCGACTGTAAGACATCAACATGCCCAGCTCTGTTAGCCTCGCTTTGAGCGTATAGGAGGTCATCGGTGCTCCGTTATCAGAGTGCAGTACTGGCGGCTGATGCCAGCAACCTTCTCGCAGCAAGGCACGTTCCAAAAGCTGTTTAGCCAACTCGCCCGATTCCGTGTCGTGGACTTCCCAAGCAATGATTTTGCGGCTGTAGATATCCATGATCAGGTAAAGATACCAGTGCTGACCTCGCACAACGGAGGCACAATAACTGATGTCCCAGCTCCAGACCTGGTTTGGCCCTGTAGCCGTAAAGCTAGTCGGCTCGGGGACTGAACGACGTGGTTTCATACGGCCACGATGGTGCTGCTGATGATGCTTTTTCAAGACCCGATAAAACGACGATTCGGAGGCCAGATAGACGCCTTCGTCGGCCAATAAAGGAACGATTTGAGACGGCGGCAAGCTCTGATACTCGGGGCGATGGCACGTGTTCAAAATGGCTTGCTCTTCCTCATGCGTCAGCTGATGCGGCTGCCTGTGTTGCCCTGCATGTGGACGCTGATCCTCGACAATAGCGCCGCGCTCAGATCGCCACCGCTTCAGTGTGCGTTCGCTTATGCCGATCACGGCAGCCGCTTGATAACGGGACGCGCCACCCATAACCGCTTCGTCAAATAGCGCGATGAGCCTTGCACGTTCCTTTAGAGGCGTTAGTCGTCCTCGCCGCTGTCCGGATCCTCGCCGTACAAGGCTTCGAGCTTTTTTGAAAGCACCAGCAACGACGTTGTTTCTGCCAGCACCTTGTCTTTGCGCCGTACTTCCGCTTTGAGCTGCTTGATGGTCTTTCGGTCTTCTTTGCGCTGTTTCTGCGCTGCTTTTGCCTGCTCTTCTTGCCGACCAGCTCCTTCGAGACAAGCGGCTTTCCATTGCTGGATTTGCTCGGGATAAAGGCCTTTTTCACGACAGTAAGCGCCAAGCTCTGTTTCTGACATCGTCGCGGTTTCGATGACAACGGCTAGCTTGGCGTCAGGTGACCATTCGTTGTCGCCTTGGGTGTAACCCGGCACAGGCACTCCTTTTTCTCGACACTGTTTTAACCAACTATACAGCGTCGCGTTGGAGATGCCTTCTTCCGTTGCTACCGACGCCACACTGCGATTGTGGGGCGGCAATAACTTTTTCAGGATGGCGGCTTTACGCTCTTCAGAATAACGTGGCACATGAATTCCATACCGCTCCCTCTGGACTGAGTTTAGGCGATATCGCCAACCGGACAACTAGGCTGACAGAGGGGGCCCTTCGATGGCATCTAACGCAATAGTATTGATCGGCAGCTTGGCAAGCACCTTAGTACCCGCCGGGCTAACACCGTGTTGCTCTCCGATGGGCAGCGGTTCCAAGATGCTGCTCATTGTTGGATCTAAGCACGAATAAAGCGTTGCTTGATTGCCATCGCCTAAAACAGCATGGGTAAAAACTTGCACATCATTGCTGCCTTCAAACCGCTCGGGATTTGTTACTTGGCTTGCTGGATCGAAGGTCACTATGCCAAATGAATTTAGTTGCCTAAGGGTATCAATGCCTTTATCAACAACTAATTTTGAACCATTATCCAGCGCTATAATCTTGCTAGATAGCGACCAGTTAAACACAGCCGCCTCAGAGTCCATACTTTCTGCATAGACAATATCAACAGGTGTTTCTTCATCCACAAACTGTGCCTGCCCAGTTTTACCGAACGTTAAAGCGGCAGGCTGCTTTCCTTCACAATGGCGTTGCCAAATGGCACGCATCGCCAAGGTAAAGTGATTGGCAAAACGCGGGGCGTCACAAACTGGTGACTGTAGCAGTACATCCCGCAGCTGGGAACGAATAGCACTCAGGCTATCTAAGTCGCTGGCAAGCTCAATGACACGTTCGTGATACTCACGCCAATTATTAACGACTAACTCAGGCATGCCAACATTGACTAGATGAGTTGCCGAGTGCCGTCCAGCAAAGGTTGGCCCAGGCAAGCTAATAACTGGCACTCCCATCAGTAACGCTTCACAAGTAGTTAACCCACCTGAGTAAGGCCATGGATCTAAAGCAATATCTACTTTGTTATAGCTTTCCAATAATTGTTGATGGGCAGAAGGCCCTTCAATTATAATCCTTTCCTTATCTACACCATTTCCTTCAAAAAGTGTTTGCACACGAATTTGTAAGCTTTCGCTACTAAACTGCATTCCTTTTAAAAAAAAGCGCGAATTTGGAATCGCTAGCAGTATTTTAGACCAACAAGCCACTATTTCTGAGTTTATCTTCGTTGGATTATTAAAACACCCAAATGTTATATACCCATTTCCTAAAGCAGGTAATGATGCAATATTAGGCGCATAAACTGGTGGATCATAACAAATGTAATCATCAGGCATTCGAATAAGTTTTTCTGTATAGTAGTCATCAACCAAGCAAGGGGTTTCAACTGAATCACTAATCAAATAATCAATAGCTTTAACACCTGTTGTATTAATCAAACCACCAACCCACTTCACTACAATAGGAGATGGTTTTTTAGCAATCGCCATCATGCGATTCCCAGAATTATGTCCAGCCAAGTCAATCAAAATATCAACTTTATCACTTTTAATCAAATTTGCTGTTTGCTCTATACCTAACTGTGATATCACTTGCCATTTTTTCGCTGTTTTTTTTAGTCGCTCTGTTATCGAATCAGAGTCGTAGTTTGTCGTATAAAAGAAAAGCTCAAAATTATATTTTTTTAACTCTTCAATGGTAGATGTGATCATGTATCCAACGGGATGTCGACGAAAACCGTCAGATATCATACCAATTCTTAATTTTCTATCTTTTTCAGTTTCACTAATTTTTGGGCACTCAAATCTTTCACTACTGAAATAATCATCCCAAACTTTGCACTCTTCTACAATTTTATCGAGAGAGATATTAGGAATATAGTGAAGTGCCGTTATTTTATTTGAAAAAGAAACATCCGACTTCGGATTCACCTTAAATGCTTGATCATAATAGTATAGTGAATCTTCCATTTTACCTAGCTGCTTAAAAAGATTTCCCAAATTATTCCAGGCATAATATTTGTCAGGCTCGATAGCTAAGGAAGCACTTAACTTCTCTACAGCCTCTTCGTAGCGGTGTAATGCTTCTAAAATATTACCATAGGTTATCAGATAACCTGCATGACGTGGCTGTTGCCTACATGCTTCTTCAATATGACACAGAGCTTCTTTCGGATTATTACTTTTATAAAGAAGATAAGAAAGGTAATGTTCTGATTTATGAAAACCAGGCTTTATCTCTAGCGATTTTTGTAATTTATTTATTGCCCCAACATAGTCGCCTAAGTTGTATAACACCTTACCCAATACAGAATAGGCCTCATAATTATCTTCTTTTAACTCAATTGCTTCTTCAAGCTCTTTTTTCGCACTTTCAAACAATCTTTGGTCCGTGAGTAAAACACCAAGTTTCAGTCTATAACTAGCATTATTTGGATTTTTTCTAGCCATTTTTTCAACATTTTTCAGCTGCTTATTAGCGCTATGCACCTGAGATTTTTTCATCACGGCTATCTCTCACTCTAAAATAAAAAGGCTGCCATATGGCAGCCTTATGTAGTACAAAATCTCACTAATCGCTAATTAATATTAGCCTAACAGTGAGAGAACGTTCTGAGGGATTTGGTTAGCCTGCGCTAATACCGAGGTTCCAGCCTGCTGAAGAATTTGAGCACGAGTCATATCAGCAACTTCAGTCGCATAATCAGCATCTTCGATACGCGAACGCGCAGCTGAAAGATTTGTTTCATTCGTATTCAAATTAGTAATAGCAGATTCAAAGCGGTTTTGAATAGCACCAAGGTCAGACCTCAATACATCAACATCTGACAAAGCAGCATCAAGCTGCTCCAAGGGGTTATTACTAGCTCCAGTCAAAAGGCTGGCTGCGGTTAGGTCAGCCCCATCTACAGTAAAGCTTGCTGTAGTGTCTGTTGTAACGTCGGCATCTTGAGGATCAAGCGCAACATTGAAAGTTACAGATGAGCCACTAGCAATATTGATACCTTGAGCCGCCAACGTTCTTGACTCAGCTTCAGTCGCAGCACTCACCTGGACTTGAGCATACCAGTTACCATTTTCATCGACATAGGCATTAGCTGTATCAGCGGTAACTGAACCAGTAGCAATACCTAAACTAGTTGCCAAATCGTCACCAAAATCATTAACATCTGAGTCTGCGATTGAAGTGGAATCGCCATAAGCAGTTTCGAAGTTAGCAGTTGCTGCTGCAGCTACAGTTCCTTGCGCACCATTAACATTAAAACTATCTAACCCGAGCGTAGCAGCATTAATTTCTTTCAAATCTACTTCGATGGTTTGACCATCATCAGCACCAACCTGAATAGAGATCTTTTGATCTTTTTCCAGTACTTTCGTGCCGTTGAAGTCAGTTTCCTCAGCGATACGATTTACTTCTGTCAAACGCTGGTCTATCTCAGCTTGAATTGAGTTTAAATCTTCTTGACTATTAGTTCCGTTTTGCGCCTGAACTGTCAGTTCACGAACACGCTGTAAGTTGTCATTGACCTGATTCAGAGCACCTTCAGCTGTTTGTGAAATCGAGATACCGTCGTTGGCATTACGCTGAGCCTGTGATAAACCAGTAATCTGGCTGCTCATACGGTTGGCGATGGCTTGGCCAGCTGCGTCGTCTTTAGCGCTGTTGATACGCAGACCAGAGCTCAGACGCTCCATAGACGTGGTCAGGGCATTTTGTGATTTGGACAGGTTGGACTGGCCAATCATGGAAGTAATGTTGGTATTGATCACTGACATGGTGTGATTCTCCTTGCATGAACACTGGCCGGAAGGCCTGCTATTCGGCCACTTTGTGCGCCGTTATTAGAATTAACGGCACGGCGAGAGGAATCTTTAGGGCGGTTAGTAAAAAAAGATGTAATGTTTGGTAACTGTAGGGTGAGAGGCTTACTTTTCCGCGGGCAACAAAAGGGCGGCTTGCGCCGCCCATTGCGGGTGCCTCGCTTCGCTGGTTATTTCTTACGACCTAGCTGATTATCCAGGGCGTCGAATTGCTGGGTGAGGTAGGAACTCATACTATTCATCTGGGCAATCATCGCATCTAGCTGGCCGAAC includes the following:
- a CDS encoding acyltransferase, whose translation is MTQETQFLSLLRTASKSDLQILAKLLSPYLAEIELRQTKVWGDRSRLHLDNITIPLNDLLLNTRSGHITIEKDCFFGHRCMLLTGTHDYEKTGLERLTAVPDSGRDIHIKQGVWLGSGVTVLGPAVIGENAVVAAGSLVVGDVPPNTIMSGHPAKIIKKIDGSDA
- a CDS encoding tetratricopeptide repeat protein — its product is MKKSQVHSANKQLKNVEKMARKNPNNASYRLKLGVLLTDQRLFESAKKELEEAIELKEDNYEAYSVLGKVLYNLGDYVGAINKLQKSLEIKPGFHKSEHYLSYLLYKSNNPKEALCHIEEACRQQPRHAGYLITYGNILEALHRYEEAVEKLSASLAIEPDKYYAWNNLGNLFKQLGKMEDSLYYYDQAFKVNPKSDVSFSNKITALHYIPNISLDKIVEECKVWDDYFSSERFECPKISETEKDRKLRIGMISDGFRRHPVGYMITSTIEELKKYNFELFFYTTNYDSDSITERLKKTAKKWQVISQLGIEQTANLIKSDKVDILIDLAGHNSGNRMMAIAKKPSPIVVKWVGGLINTTGVKAIDYLISDSVETPCLVDDYYTEKLIRMPDDYICYDPPVYAPNIASLPALGNGYITFGCFNNPTKINSEIVACWSKILLAIPNSRFFLKGMQFSSESLQIRVQTLFEGNGVDKERIIIEGPSAHQQLLESYNKVDIALDPWPYSGGLTTCEALLMGVPVISLPGPTFAGRHSATHLVNVGMPELVVNNWREYHERVIELASDLDSLSAIRSQLRDVLLQSPVCDAPRFANHFTLAMRAIWQRHCEGKQPAALTFGKTGQAQFVDEETPVDIVYAESMDSEAAVFNWSLSSKIIALDNGSKLVVDKGIDTLRQLNSFGIVTFDPASQVTNPERFEGSNDVQVFTHAVLGDGNQATLYSCLDPTMSSILEPLPIGEQHGVSPAGTKVLAKLPINTIALDAIEGPPLSA
- a CDS encoding FliC/FljB family flagellin; the encoded protein is MSVINTNITSMIGQSNLSKSQNALTTSMERLSSGLRINSAKDDAAGQAIANRMSSQITGLSQAQRNANDGISISQTAEGALNQVNDNLQRVRELTVQAQNGTNSQEDLNSIQAEIDQRLTEVNRIAEETDFNGTKVLEKDQKISIQVGADDGQTIEVDLKEINAATLGLDSFNVNGAQGTVAAAATANFETAYGDSTSIADSDVNDFGDDLATSLGIATGSVTADTANAYVDENGNWYAQVQVSAATEAESRTLAAQGINIASGSSVTFNVALDPQDADVTTDTTASFTVDGADLTAASLLTGASNNPLEQLDAALSDVDVLRSDLGAIQNRFESAITNLNTNETNLSAARSRIEDADYATEVADMTRAQILQQAGTSVLAQANQIPQNVLSLLG
- a CDS encoding FkbM family methyltransferase, whose translation is MDNWVENHRGLESLDWLILDHLSDSTAILENGEKALKDTLIIQVRIAFQPTHQRQSNLAEVQHWMSRHGFRFYRFNNEQHRSHLPESVPDKQRQATELTSADAVFLPSHERMANLSNNQRIKLAFLLHTIYGIRDMSYELLVGVDKEEAEEYLISEGMVKALVNEFDNDNVVTPKQASELPVVNQAVADNISQDIDALLKRHIELQSDNTTQDAASSNVASQSSEFEKPRTKNKSTSLWELDEPISVVDVGANPIDGTPPYAEMLKQGLVTLVGFEPQKEALQKLQTMKGANETYLPHAVGTGEHAKLYICQASGMTSTLKPNTLVLNHFQGYPIWGKVKSIEEIETVRLDDIDQIEKIDWLKIDIQGGELNVFRNGEKKLKDTLVIQTEVNFIQLYENQPLFAEIDQWMRAHGFMLHTLLEQRKRIYAPMKINGGIHQGINQLTTADAVYVRDINALQETSVEQRKKLAIILSKAYGSFDLAYRLLMNEEGCSEKSFFNKVVGKKINAISVD
- a CDS encoding IS3 family transposase — encoded protein: MESRLSRRSWSARRAGKSSAETAQRRPKDHQAAQSGSTAQRQGAGRNNVVAGAFKKARSLVRRGSGQRRGRLTPLKERARLIALFDEAVMGGASRYQAAAVIGISERTLKRWRSERGAIVEDQRPHAGQHRQPHQLTHEEEQAILNTCHRPEYQSLPPSQIVPLLADEGVYLASESSFYRVLKKHHQQHHRGRMKPRRSVPEPTSFTATGPNQVWSWDISYCASVVRGQHWYLYLIMDIYSRKIIAWEVHDTESGELAKQLLERALLREGCWHQPPVLHSDNGAPMTSYTLKARLTELGMLMSYSRPRVSNDNPYSEALFRTVKYCPAWPTKGFASLGAVREWMLAFERAYNEQHLHSGIQYVTPADRHRGVDQERLERRNAVYQRAKQRHPQRWSGHTRNWEVTGPVSLNPGKMHEIERNQQAA